One part of the Halodesulfovibrio sp. genome encodes these proteins:
- a CDS encoding iron-containing alcohol dehydrogenase, whose amino-acid sequence MDAFTYSAPTQVIFGQDAVDLIGWHIVKEASSVLLVMGGGSARNNGAYDATVRSLQEAGIDWTEFWGIKPNPSLEQVEAGINIARKASVGAVLGVGGGSVIDAAKAIAAGFYLDDYWEKVESRKSVERSLPVYTVVTLSGTGSEMNGKAVITNEQLQKKWSLGGHCMIPKVSAIDPLYQVQTPWSLTAGSGIDAMTHIMENYFRGRIADKRTGYFNEETTLNICEGLLISLINSMHSLQHDPSNYAARANLAWASCLSLNGLTGCGLSGGDWTSHALEHALSGRFPHIPHGEGLAILFPSWMQQVCAKAPDIFNRFAETVWGQDGMQGGIDATRAAFTAWGAPTRLSVWGVTEKDVPYLVESAFSYRDLGRIAPLTREDVTEIFMRVL is encoded by the coding sequence ATGGATGCTTTTACATATAGTGCTCCTACTCAGGTAATTTTCGGTCAAGACGCTGTCGATCTCATTGGTTGGCATATTGTAAAAGAAGCGTCTTCTGTACTTCTTGTTATGGGAGGCGGCTCTGCACGCAATAATGGTGCGTACGACGCAACAGTTCGTTCGCTTCAGGAAGCTGGCATAGACTGGACTGAATTCTGGGGAATTAAACCGAACCCGTCGCTGGAGCAGGTTGAAGCAGGTATCAACATTGCCCGTAAAGCAAGTGTCGGCGCAGTTCTTGGCGTTGGCGGCGGCAGTGTTATTGATGCTGCAAAAGCTATTGCTGCCGGTTTTTACCTTGATGACTACTGGGAAAAAGTTGAATCCCGTAAGAGCGTTGAACGCTCATTACCTGTCTACACCGTCGTAACGTTGTCCGGCACTGGTTCTGAAATGAACGGTAAAGCTGTAATCACCAACGAACAATTGCAGAAAAAATGGAGTCTTGGCGGGCACTGCATGATTCCAAAAGTAAGTGCAATTGACCCGCTATATCAGGTGCAGACTCCTTGGAGTCTTACTGCTGGTAGTGGCATTGATGCAATGACACACATCATGGAAAACTACTTCCGTGGACGCATTGCAGACAAGCGCACTGGTTACTTCAATGAAGAAACCACACTTAACATTTGTGAAGGGTTGCTTATATCCCTCATCAACTCCATGCATTCATTGCAGCATGACCCTTCAAATTATGCAGCACGCGCTAACCTCGCATGGGCTTCCTGCCTGAGCCTCAACGGTCTCACAGGCTGCGGTCTTTCCGGTGGCGACTGGACTTCCCATGCCCTTGAGCATGCCCTTAGCGGACGCTTCCCTCACATTCCACACGGCGAAGGGCTTGCAATCCTCTTCCCATCATGGATGCAGCAAGTGTGTGCAAAAGCACCAGATATTTTCAACCGTTTTGCTGAAACAGTATGGGGACAAGATGGCATGCAAGGTGGCATTGATGCAACTCGTGCAGCATTCACTGCATGGGGTGCGCCAACTCGTCTGTCTGTATGGGGAGTCACAGAAAAAGATGTCCCATACCTTGTAGAGAGTGCATTTTCATACCGCGACCTTGGTCGCATTGCACCACTCACCAGAGAAGATGTTACTGAAATCTTCATGCGTGTTTTATAA
- a CDS encoding ATP-binding cassette domain-containing protein, which translates to MALYQLSNIVQTYGERTVLSIDKLMLEAGTITGIFGPNGSGKSTLMRMLAFLESPKSGTILFNGKKATIADTALRREVTLLTQQPYLLKRTVQENIEYGLRVRGRTNISGIAASALEEVGLSPQTFLSRNWFELSGGEAQRVSLAARLAVKPRVLLMDEPTSSLDEESTERIRNAALRTKTEHNTSLIIVSHDREWLNSISDHTVLIRNGKIESTHSL; encoded by the coding sequence ATGGCTTTGTACCAACTTTCAAATATCGTACAAACCTATGGTGAGAGGACTGTCCTCAGCATTGACAAGCTTATGCTTGAGGCAGGAACAATTACCGGAATCTTTGGTCCTAATGGCAGCGGCAAGTCAACACTTATGCGCATGCTTGCTTTTCTGGAATCCCCAAAATCTGGAACTATTCTGTTCAACGGTAAAAAAGCAACCATTGCAGACACAGCATTGCGGCGTGAAGTCACTCTCCTTACACAGCAGCCATATTTGCTGAAGCGGACAGTTCAGGAAAATATTGAATACGGATTACGCGTGCGAGGTCGTACAAATATTTCCGGTATTGCAGCATCTGCTCTTGAGGAAGTAGGCTTGTCACCTCAAACGTTTCTTTCACGAAACTGGTTCGAACTATCAGGGGGCGAAGCGCAACGAGTATCGCTTGCTGCCCGTCTAGCGGTAAAACCTCGTGTTCTCTTAATGGACGAGCCGACATCATCCCTTGATGAAGAATCTACTGAACGCATCCGAAATGCAGCACTGCGTACAAAAACAGAGCACAATACCAGCCTTATAATTGTTTCGCATGATCGTGAATGGCTCAATTCTATATCAGACCATACGGTACTTATCCGCAACGGCAAAATTGAATCTACACATTCATTATAA
- a CDS encoding ABC transporter permease, translating to MGFIYEGLIKAFQLLFDGNPETWSAVYITLCVSSLSIFFTILLGAPLGFVLGYCRFKGRDTIRMITDTLLSFPTVVIGLVVYSLVSRQGPLGDYGLLFTLPGIAIGQVMLGMPIVVAMVANAVETADSGMKDTLLTLGADKFQLLRATLWEIRYHLMLAGVAAYGRIVSEIGISMMVGGNIKWHTRTITTAIALETGKGEFAMGIALGVVLLIIAFGVNFSVAKLKRRAGQ from the coding sequence ATGGGTTTTATTTATGAAGGACTTATCAAGGCCTTCCAGCTTCTTTTTGACGGTAATCCGGAAACATGGTCAGCCGTCTACATTACTCTATGCGTCTCATCGCTTTCAATTTTTTTCACAATTTTGCTGGGAGCACCGCTCGGTTTTGTACTGGGATACTGTCGCTTCAAAGGTCGCGACACTATAAGAATGATTACCGATACACTGTTGTCATTTCCAACAGTTGTTATCGGTCTGGTTGTCTATTCGCTTGTATCCCGTCAAGGTCCCTTGGGTGACTACGGACTTCTTTTTACACTGCCCGGCATTGCCATAGGTCAAGTTATGCTTGGTATGCCTATTGTCGTTGCCATGGTCGCCAATGCTGTGGAAACCGCAGATTCCGGCATGAAAGACACGTTACTCACACTTGGTGCTGATAAATTCCAACTCCTGCGCGCTACCTTATGGGAAATTCGCTATCACCTCATGCTCGCAGGTGTGGCAGCTTACGGACGCATAGTATCTGAAATTGGTATTTCCATGATGGTTGGTGGAAACATCAAGTGGCACACCCGAACCATTACAACTGCTATTGCGTTGGAAACAGGCAAAGGCGAATTTGCTATGGGCATAGCTCTTGGGGTTGTTCTGCTCATCATCGCTTTCGGTGTTAACTTCAGCGTTGCAAAACTTAAAAGACGTGCGGGGCAATAA
- a CDS encoding substrate-binding domain-containing protein, producing MKKFAALLLAVALLVPAMAQAKDKVLMMATTTSTDNTGLLDELMPEFTKDTGIEIRWTAIGTGKALAMGRNCDVDVLLVHAPGAEKKFVKNNHGINRTQLMYNDFVIVGPASDPAHVIGMPVEKALKAIAAAKAPFASRGDNSGTNKKEISLWKAAGMAVPDKADWYMQLGQGMLKTLNAAAQKGAYTMTDRGTWIKYMDVNKGKTPLKIVVEGDKVLFNQYSAIAINPGVCPKAQVKLANSFIDWMASPKAQKAIGNFRLLGKQLFTPNAGK from the coding sequence ATGAAAAAATTTGCTGCTTTACTTCTCGCGGTAGCACTGCTCGTGCCTGCAATGGCTCAGGCAAAAGATAAAGTACTCATGATGGCAACCACCACAAGTACTGATAACACCGGCTTACTTGACGAACTGATGCCAGAGTTCACAAAAGATACCGGCATTGAAATTCGCTGGACTGCTATCGGTACTGGTAAAGCGCTCGCTATGGGTCGTAACTGCGACGTTGATGTTCTGCTTGTACATGCTCCTGGCGCAGAAAAAAAATTCGTTAAGAACAACCACGGGATTAACCGTACCCAGCTTATGTACAACGATTTCGTAATTGTTGGCCCTGCTTCCGATCCTGCACATGTTATCGGCATGCCTGTTGAAAAAGCACTTAAAGCAATTGCTGCTGCAAAAGCTCCTTTTGCTTCCCGCGGTGACAACTCCGGCACAAACAAAAAAGAAATTTCTCTCTGGAAAGCTGCTGGCATGGCAGTTCCTGATAAAGCAGACTGGTACATGCAGCTTGGTCAGGGTATGCTCAAAACTCTGAACGCAGCAGCTCAGAAAGGCGCATACACCATGACTGACCGTGGCACATGGATCAAATACATGGACGTTAACAAAGGCAAGACACCGTTGAAAATCGTTGTAGAAGGCGATAAAGTACTCTTCAACCAGTACAGTGCCATTGCTATTAACCCGGGTGTTTGTCCAAAAGCACAGGTTAAACTTGCTAACAGCTTCATCGATTGGATGGCTTCCCCTAAAGCTCAGAAAGCAATCGGCAACTTCCGTCTGCTCGGCAAACAGCTCTTTACACCTAACGCAGGTAAATAA
- a CDS encoding MFS transporter: protein MSDADRRRMYIFLLIMTIAVATGFQAWRTLYNNFAVDIVGLTGQQIGIIQSVREIPGFLALLVIYLLLFIAEHRLAATSILILGLGVGLTGSMPTYPGMILTTLIMSFGFHYYETVNQSLTLQYFDLKEAPVIMGRLRAMGSVTNLIVGGSIFLLSMALNFQQLFWLFGILVMLTALWCLTQNPTSKNIPPQHKKMILRWRYWLFYLLNFFAGARRQIFVAFAVFLMVDKFQFSIQEVTVLFIVNNIINWWLSPAIGRAVNKYGERKVLSLEYAAMVLVFISYAYVESKLLVAFLYVLDHIFFNFSLAIKSYFQKIADPADIAPSMAVSFTINHIAAVVVPALGGMLWMVDYKIPFLAAAGLACISLILVQLIRTPDTK from the coding sequence ATGTCCGACGCAGATCGCCGACGAATGTATATCTTCCTGCTTATTATGACCATTGCCGTTGCAACAGGCTTTCAAGCATGGCGCACACTTTACAACAACTTTGCGGTTGATATTGTTGGACTTACAGGTCAGCAAATAGGAATCATCCAATCCGTTCGTGAGATTCCTGGTTTTCTTGCCCTGCTTGTTATCTACCTATTGCTTTTTATTGCTGAACACCGCCTTGCAGCTACTTCCATACTTATTTTAGGACTTGGTGTAGGACTGACCGGCTCCATGCCGACATACCCCGGCATGATTCTCACCACGCTCATTATGAGTTTCGGGTTTCATTATTACGAGACAGTAAACCAGTCCCTGACACTGCAATATTTTGATCTCAAAGAAGCTCCTGTCATTATGGGCAGATTACGGGCAATGGGTTCAGTAACAAACCTCATTGTCGGCGGCTCAATCTTTCTGCTCAGCATGGCGCTCAACTTCCAGCAACTTTTCTGGCTGTTTGGTATTCTGGTTATGCTCACAGCACTCTGGTGCTTAACGCAAAATCCAACATCAAAAAATATCCCTCCACAACACAAAAAAATGATTCTACGCTGGCGTTACTGGCTGTTCTACCTGCTCAACTTTTTCGCAGGTGCGCGCCGCCAGATTTTTGTAGCATTTGCAGTGTTTCTTATGGTGGATAAATTCCAGTTCAGCATTCAGGAAGTCACGGTACTCTTTATTGTAAACAACATCATTAACTGGTGGCTTTCCCCTGCTATTGGTAGAGCCGTAAATAAATACGGAGAGCGCAAGGTTCTATCGCTGGAATATGCTGCGATGGTTCTTGTGTTCATCTCATACGCGTATGTTGAATCCAAGTTGCTCGTTGCCTTCCTGTATGTGTTGGATCACATATTCTTTAACTTCTCGTTAGCCATTAAATCATACTTTCAAAAAATTGCTGATCCGGCAGACATTGCGCCTTCAATGGCAGTAAGTTTTACCATCAACCATATTGCAGCTGTTGTTGTTCCGGCTCTTGGTGGCATGCTCTGGATGGTTGACTACAAAATTCCGTTCTTGGCAGCGGCAGGTTTAGCTTGTATTTCTCTTATATTAGTGCAACTTATTCGAACACCGGACACTAAGTAA
- the amrA gene encoding AmmeMemoRadiSam system protein A, which yields MTSPKNDVTNLCLAQTDKDYLKQLVKTSITSYFEGQHTLDENAVPKPENPLLAQELGAFVTLTKNGELRGCIGNVVGQGALYLTIARMARAAAFEDPRFPQVSQTEFSELSIEISIMGPLTLCPDTALIEIGKHGLIMQCGARSGLLLPQVAKDWCWDRQTFLEQTCIKAGLQPHMWKHPDTKIYWFEAYVF from the coding sequence ATGACTAGCCCCAAAAACGATGTCACAAACCTCTGTCTGGCACAAACGGATAAAGACTATTTAAAACAGCTTGTTAAAACAAGCATTACCTCGTACTTTGAGGGGCAGCATACTCTTGATGAAAACGCTGTTCCCAAACCGGAAAACCCACTGCTTGCCCAAGAACTTGGTGCTTTTGTAACGCTTACGAAAAATGGCGAGTTGCGCGGTTGCATTGGTAATGTTGTAGGACAAGGTGCTCTATATCTTACAATAGCCCGTATGGCACGGGCAGCAGCATTTGAAGACCCTCGCTTTCCACAAGTCTCCCAAACTGAATTCTCTGAGCTTTCCATAGAGATTTCTATTATGGGGCCACTCACCCTATGCCCTGACACAGCATTAATTGAAATTGGAAAACACGGACTTATTATGCAGTGTGGTGCACGTTCTGGGTTACTGCTTCCGCAAGTAGCAAAAGACTGGTGCTGGGATCGCCAGACATTTTTAGAGCAAACGTGCATTAAAGCCGGTCTTCAACCGCATATGTGGAAACATCCGGACACTAAAATATACTGGTTCGAAGCCTACGTATTTTAA
- a CDS encoding LysR family transcriptional regulator has product MNLGRVNLASVNLNLLVALKALLDEGNVTRAANRLNITQSGMSKNLRHLRELFDDPLLVRSGNNFALTERAVELSRNLERILGEVTELLDRSSFEPSECTRTFTFATTDYVAEYIFPKVLESYRKVAPNISIRLEISDRSTIGKLSNGSYDLITSMLDSQHQGLHHLVIGRDQFACCMRKDHPFMLRGGGISLDEYCALNHAAITGGGDKVHIIDAELAKIGKRRTTRFSAPLYTTVCKVVSRSDMIATMPSHIASNLAPEFDLSWCALPFYVESFDYTIAWHERQHHDASHIWFRNMMQQQIQSSLYSHMAQETPSEILCVL; this is encoded by the coding sequence ATGAATTTAGGGCGAGTTAATCTGGCTTCAGTAAACCTTAACCTGCTTGTTGCTCTTAAAGCGTTGCTTGATGAGGGCAATGTGACCCGTGCGGCAAACCGCTTGAATATTACTCAGAGCGGCATGAGCAAGAATTTACGTCACCTGCGGGAACTCTTTGACGACCCGCTTCTTGTACGCAGCGGTAATAATTTTGCGCTCACCGAACGCGCTGTAGAACTAAGCCGAAATCTGGAACGAATCCTCGGAGAAGTGACCGAACTACTTGATCGAAGCAGTTTTGAACCTTCAGAGTGTACGCGAACCTTCACCTTTGCAACAACTGATTATGTTGCAGAATATATCTTCCCTAAGGTTCTGGAAAGTTATCGTAAAGTTGCTCCTAATATTTCCATCAGGCTTGAAATTTCTGACCGCTCTACAATCGGTAAGCTATCGAACGGTTCCTATGATTTAATCACATCCATGCTTGATTCACAACATCAAGGGTTACACCACCTTGTTATCGGACGCGACCAATTTGCATGCTGCATGCGCAAAGATCATCCGTTTATGCTGCGAGGCGGCGGTATTTCTCTTGATGAATACTGCGCATTGAATCACGCAGCGATTACCGGAGGGGGCGATAAGGTTCATATTATCGATGCAGAGCTTGCTAAAATCGGTAAGCGTCGAACTACTCGATTCTCTGCCCCGCTCTATACAACTGTTTGTAAAGTTGTAAGCCGCTCAGACATGATCGCAACCATGCCGAGCCATATTGCAAGCAACCTTGCACCAGAATTTGACCTTTCGTGGTGTGCGCTGCCGTTTTATGTTGAATCCTTCGATTACACAATTGCATGGCACGAACGCCAGCATCATGATGCCTCTCACATCTGGTTCCGCAATATGATGCAACAACAAATTCAATCCAGCCTGTACAGCCACATGGCACAAGAAACACCCAGCGAAATTTTGTGCGTATTATAA
- the purN gene encoding phosphoribosylglycinamide formyltransferase encodes MALKIAVLASGSGSNLQSIIDAVTRGVLHAEIALVICNRSDAFALERAQKAGIPTATILHTEYKDREAFDAAMIEQLQCAGCELIVLAGFMRLLTPLFIQTFAGKIVNIHPALLPSFKGTHGIADAVEYGVKLAGCTVHFVDEIMDNGAIIAQAVVPFAPNESVDVVQKRVLEFEHRIYPQVLQWIATGRVQQNGRKVSVQDTGLPKALTNGHFLVSPQLEDGF; translated from the coding sequence ATGGCATTAAAAATAGCGGTTCTTGCATCCGGCTCCGGCTCTAATCTTCAATCGATAATAGATGCCGTTACCCGTGGTGTACTCCATGCAGAGATAGCGCTCGTCATCTGCAACCGCAGTGATGCATTTGCGCTGGAACGTGCCCAAAAAGCCGGAATCCCGACTGCGACAATTCTACATACAGAGTATAAAGACCGCGAAGCCTTTGATGCTGCCATGATTGAGCAATTGCAATGTGCTGGCTGCGAATTAATTGTACTGGCTGGCTTTATGCGACTGCTTACTCCTTTATTCATCCAAACCTTCGCAGGAAAAATTGTGAACATCCATCCTGCGCTGCTCCCTTCCTTCAAAGGAACTCATGGCATAGCGGATGCCGTTGAATATGGGGTGAAACTCGCAGGCTGTACTGTACATTTTGTTGATGAGATTATGGACAACGGTGCTATCATAGCCCAAGCTGTAGTGCCATTTGCTCCCAACGAATCAGTAGATGTCGTACAAAAACGGGTTCTTGAATTTGAGCACCGCATTTATCCGCAGGTTCTGCAATGGATTGCAACAGGACGTGTACAACAAAACGGACGCAAAGTTTCTGTTCAGGATACTGGGTTGCCCAAGGCACTCACAAACGGACACTTTCTTGTTTCACCACAATTAGAAGATGGATTTTAG
- the acs gene encoding acetate--CoA ligase, translating to MTDKTRPTSNGTVESLLTEQRVFRPLPRVIADSAVNPADLKLAHEKADTNRLAYWEEAAERLQWYRRWNTVLDESSAPFYKWFEGARCNIVHNALDRHITSPNRNKLALIWEGEPGNTRRLTYFELYREVNKCANALRELGVAKGDRVVIYLPSLPETVISMLAAAKIGAIHSVVFAGFSAHALAERIEDAKPKIIITVDAFYRNGRVLALKPLVDEALEQAEHSVEHTIVVHRTHVTVSMNPEKDLWWHDVMREKSYEAITESMEATDPLFMLYTSGTTDKPKGVVHSHGGYMVGVHHTFTQVFDNHATDIFWCTADVGWITGHSYVVYGPLMAGTTTFIYEGHPLYPEAGRVWSVVERWGISVLYTVPTLIRMLMRFGEKYTQQHDLSTLRLLGTVGEPISPDAWVWFHKNVGKGRCPLLDTWWQTETGMIMISPYPISVLKPGSVARPLPAVDVDIVDDTGTSVPTGKGGYLVIKNPWPAMITTLFNDDETYKEMYWSRFAGQYCSGDIARRDEDGYIWVQGRADDVIMIAGHRIGTAEFEAALATHPLVAECAVIGIPNAIRGEVAKAFVVLKEQTDTLYFMDEESETEQQLIEHVRAELGSIAVVGAVDIRDALPRNRSGKIMRRLLRAETTGSEIGDTSTLEEDPFWATTD from the coding sequence ATGACAGACAAAACACGCCCTACATCAAATGGAACAGTTGAATCCCTTTTAACGGAACAACGTGTTTTTCGTCCATTGCCGCGCGTAATTGCGGATTCTGCTGTAAACCCTGCCGACTTGAAGCTTGCTCATGAAAAAGCAGATACAAACAGACTTGCATACTGGGAAGAAGCCGCAGAACGCCTGCAATGGTATCGTCGCTGGAACACTGTGCTCGATGAATCTTCCGCCCCGTTTTATAAATGGTTCGAGGGAGCTCGTTGTAACATTGTGCATAACGCCCTCGACAGACACATTACTTCTCCTAACCGAAACAAGCTTGCACTGATCTGGGAAGGAGAACCGGGAAACACGAGAAGACTGACCTATTTTGAGCTGTACAGAGAGGTAAACAAGTGTGCCAACGCGTTACGCGAGCTTGGCGTAGCCAAAGGTGACCGCGTTGTCATCTATCTGCCCTCTTTACCGGAAACTGTCATTTCCATGCTCGCCGCTGCCAAAATCGGCGCAATCCACAGCGTTGTCTTTGCGGGATTTTCTGCTCATGCCCTTGCAGAGCGCATTGAAGACGCAAAGCCTAAAATAATTATCACCGTCGATGCCTTCTACCGCAACGGACGCGTTCTTGCTCTCAAGCCGCTGGTTGACGAAGCACTGGAGCAAGCAGAACATTCCGTAGAACATACAATTGTTGTTCACCGAACGCATGTCACAGTCTCCATGAATCCCGAAAAAGATTTATGGTGGCATGATGTTATGCGTGAAAAATCGTATGAAGCCATCACGGAAAGCATGGAAGCCACCGACCCGCTTTTTATGCTCTATACATCAGGTACAACTGATAAACCCAAAGGCGTTGTCCACTCTCACGGTGGGTACATGGTGGGCGTGCACCATACATTCACACAAGTTTTTGATAACCACGCTACTGACATTTTCTGGTGTACCGCCGATGTCGGATGGATAACCGGACATTCATATGTTGTGTACGGGCCTTTAATGGCAGGAACCACAACCTTCATCTACGAAGGGCACCCACTCTACCCTGAAGCAGGGAGAGTATGGTCAGTTGTCGAACGTTGGGGAATTTCTGTTCTTTATACAGTACCTACACTTATCCGAATGCTAATGCGATTCGGGGAAAAATACACCCAGCAGCATGACCTGAGTACATTACGGCTCCTTGGCACTGTCGGTGAACCAATTTCGCCAGATGCGTGGGTCTGGTTCCATAAAAATGTCGGGAAAGGACGATGCCCGCTCCTCGATACATGGTGGCAAACCGAAACCGGAATGATTATGATATCTCCGTACCCGATTTCCGTGCTCAAACCGGGGTCTGTTGCACGCCCGCTACCAGCTGTTGATGTGGATATAGTTGATGATACCGGCACTTCTGTTCCTACAGGCAAAGGGGGCTACCTTGTCATCAAGAATCCTTGGCCTGCTATGATTACTACACTGTTCAACGATGACGAAACCTATAAGGAAATGTATTGGTCACGCTTTGCGGGACAATATTGCTCCGGTGATATTGCGCGCAGAGACGAGGATGGTTACATCTGGGTTCAAGGGCGTGCAGATGATGTCATCATGATTGCAGGACACCGCATTGGCACTGCCGAATTCGAAGCAGCTCTTGCAACGCATCCTCTTGTAGCCGAGTGCGCTGTTATCGGTATACCGAATGCTATCCGTGGCGAAGTTGCAAAGGCGTTCGTTGTTCTTAAAGAGCAGACTGACACTCTGTATTTTATGGATGAAGAAAGCGAGACTGAACAGCAACTCATTGAACATGTTCGTGCTGAATTGGGTTCCATTGCTGTCGTTGGTGCTGTAGATATTCGAGACGCACTGCCGCGTAACCGAAGCGGTAAAATAATGCGCAGATTGCTGCGAGCAGAAACTACCGGCAGCGAAATTGGTGACACAAGTACACTTGAAGAAGACCCATTCTGGGCAACGACTGACTAA
- a CDS encoding LytTR family DNA-binding domain-containing protein — translation MLPTLLVHPVPEIRAQLREFFEPVDFVRIVGEAVHVDEALELLSAIEYAVLVVAVSIKEPRDGFELTRRLRGRTKQPALIFLADNEDDAFTAFELDATDYLIFPCTPERFARSVARLEHFKMHFNLAQEPSTQWQEQTDQTSVDAEQEEPEQTLRLPLEEEEQDQFLHALRQAWELTEKFRPAEIEKLAITSGGRTMLLPYNEIIFIEASEDYTYVHTASGKHLTSYRLKILEARLRPHNFFRAHRKFLVNLDMVTEIASLPGSNFMLRTAGRTRIEIPISRRRLGELKQVLGL, via the coding sequence ATGTTACCAACACTTCTTGTGCATCCTGTTCCAGAAATCCGCGCTCAGCTCAGAGAATTTTTTGAGCCTGTAGATTTTGTGCGTATAGTGGGCGAAGCCGTGCATGTTGACGAAGCACTGGAGCTGCTCAGTGCCATTGAGTACGCAGTGCTTGTTGTTGCTGTTTCTATAAAAGAGCCACGCGACGGTTTCGAACTCACAAGGCGGCTGCGGGGACGCACCAAACAGCCTGCACTAATTTTTCTGGCAGATAACGAGGATGACGCGTTCACAGCATTCGAACTGGACGCTACAGACTACCTGATATTTCCTTGCACTCCGGAGCGATTCGCGCGTTCGGTAGCACGTCTTGAACACTTTAAAATGCACTTCAACCTTGCTCAGGAACCTTCAACCCAATGGCAGGAACAGACAGATCAAACTTCCGTCGATGCTGAACAGGAAGAACCTGAACAAACACTCCGCCTCCCATTAGAAGAAGAAGAGCAAGATCAGTTTCTACATGCCTTGCGTCAAGCGTGGGAACTTACAGAAAAATTCCGTCCGGCAGAAATCGAAAAACTTGCCATTACTTCCGGCGGGCGAACAATGTTATTGCCCTACAATGAGATTATCTTTATTGAAGCCAGCGAAGATTATACGTATGTTCACACAGCTTCAGGGAAACACCTTACGTCATACAGGCTTAAAATTCTGGAAGCCAGATTGCGTCCGCACAACTTTTTCCGCGCTCATCGCAAGTTTCTTGTAAATCTGGATATGGTCACAGAAATCGCATCACTACCGGGTTCTAACTTCATGCTGCGAACAGCCGGACGTACCCGCATTGAAATTCCTATCAGCCGCAGAAGGCTAGGCGAACTCAAACAGGTTTTGGGGTTATAG